The stretch of DNA CTATGTGGCCGTGTCTCCCGTGCAGATTGTCTCCGTGGCAACTTCCCTGATTCCCTTCCTCGAACACGATGACGCTAACCGGGCGCTGATGGGCTCGAATATGCAGCGGCAAGCAGTACCTTTGTTGTTGCCAGAACGCCCCTTAGTGGGGACGGGTTTGGAAGCTCAAGCGGCGCGAGATTCTGGGATGGTGGTGGTTTCTAAGTTTGATGGGGAAGTGGTCTATATTGACGCTACTCGGATTATTGTCAAGAGCATTAAGCCCGGTGTCGTTGAGGAAGAAGTGCATTTTAGCATTCGCGACTATAGCGATTTGCGTTCCAAAAATCCCCATGCTTTTAAGGCAAAATATGCCGGTTTTATCGAGTACGAACTTCAGAAATATCAGCGTTCAAACCAAGATACTTGTCTCAATCAGCGGCCGCTGATTTATGAAGGAGATTTTGTGGTGGCCGGGCAGGTGCTAGCGGATGGCTCTTCTACGGAGGGGGCAGAGTTGGCTCTGGGTCACAATATCTTAGTAGTTTATATGCCTTGGGAAGGCTACAACTATGAAGATGCGATGCTCATTTCCGAGCGCTTAGTTTATGAAGATGTTTATACTTCCATTCACATTGAGAAGTATGAAATCGAAGCTCGACAAACTAAACTGGGGCCTGAAGAAATTACCCGCGAAATTCCGAATGTGGGGGAAGATTCCCTTAGACAATTAGACGAACAAGGCATTATCCGTAAGGGTGCCTGGGTAGAAGCTAGCGATATTTTGGTGGGGAAAGTTACGCCCAAGGGGGAAAGCGACCAACCGCCAGAGGAGAAGTTATTGCGGGCAATTTTCGGGGAGAAGGCCCGCGATGTCCGAGATAATTCTCTGCGAGTTCCCAATGGGGAAAAGGGGCGCGTCGTGGACGTGCGGGTATTTACGCGCGAACAGGGCGATGAATTGCCACCGGGGGCGAATATGGTGGTACGGGTGTACGTGGCCCAGAAACGCAAGATCCAAGTGGGAGATAAAATGGCGGGGCGACACGGGAATAAAGGTATCGTCTCTCGGATTTTGCCGAAGGAAGATATGCCTTATTTGCCCGATGGCCGGCCCGTAGATATCGTCCTCAATCCTTTGGGCGTACCGTCGCGGATGAACGTGGGCCAGATTTTTGAATGCCTGTTGGGATGGGCGGGTGAGAATTTGGGCTTGCGGTTTAAGATCGTGCCTTTTGATGAAATGCACGGGGCTGAGAAATCGCGGGAAAGCGTACACGGCAAGTTACGGGAAGCGCGGGAGAAAACGGGTAAGGGTTGGATTTTTGATGAAAATCATCCAGGGAAATCTACTGTTTTTGACGGACGGACTGGGGAGGCTTTCGATCGCCCGATTACTGTGGGCGTGGCTTATATGCTCAAGCTGGTTCACTTGGTTGATGATAAGATTCACGCCCGGTCTACGGGGCCCTATTCTTTGGTCACTCAACAACCTTTGGGTGGTAAAGCACAGCAAGGAGGTCAACGGTTTGGAGAGATGGAAGTATGGGCGCTGGAGGCCTTTGGCGCGGCTTATACTTTGCAGGAACTTTTAACTGTGAAGTCCGATGATATGCAGGGACGCAATGAGGCCTTGAATGCGATCGTTAAGGGTAAGGCGATACCGCGCCCTGGTACGCCGGAATCCTTTAAGGTGCTAATGCGCGAGTTGCAGTCTTTGTGTTTGGACATTGCAGTTCACAAGGTAGAGACTGCGGAGGATGGATCTTCACGAGATGCAGAGGTCGATTTGATGGCTGATGCTCTTGGGAGGCGATCGCCCTCTCGGCCTACTTACGAATCGATTTCTAGAGATGAAATTGAAGACGAAATGTAGAAAATAGTTAACTGTTAACTGTTAACTGTTAACTGTTAGGTTTCTTAGTAGTAGGGACTTTAGTCGCTTGTCTTTCTAGAATTGAGCGACTAAAGTTACTAAGAGTTTGAGGGAGGACAGCATTGTGAGTTTTTTAGTAATATAGCAACCGCTGTTGTCGGTTAGGACGTTCTGATTTACACCAAACTCGCTGATTCTATTCCCTGCTTCCCCTGCTTTCCTTTCTTCCCCTAGTCCCTAGCCCCTAGCCCTGAGCATCGTAACCGCCAAGGCAGTTGCTATAACTAACAAATTTAAGGAGTAAATATGGCTAAATTAGAACAAAGATTTGACTACGTTAAAATTGGATTGGCTTCTCCCGAACGGATACGACAATGGGGAGAAAGAACTTTACCAAACGGTCAAATAGTAGGGGAAATTATAAAACCAGAGACCATAAATTACAGAACATTAAAACCCGAAATGGACGGCTTGTTTTGCGAGCGGATATTCGGGCCGGCAAAGGATTGGGAATGCCATTGTGGTAAATACAAAAGAGTCAGACACAGAGGCATTGTCTGCGAAAGATGCGGTGTCGAAGTCACTGAATCTCGCGTCCGCAGACACCGGATGGGCTTTATTAAATTAGCAGCTCCAGTTGCCCATGTTTGGTATCTCAAAGGTATTCCTAGTTACATGGCAATTTTGTTAGATATGCCCTTGCGGGATGTCGAACAAATTGTCTATTTCAACGCTTATGTAGTTCTCAACGCCGGCAATGCCGATAATCTTACTTACAAACAACTGCTGGCTGAGGATGCTTGGCTAGAAATCGAAGACCAACTCTACAGCGAAGACTCGGAGTTGTCCGGCGTAGAAGTTGGTATTGGTGCAGAAGCATTGCAAACTTTACTGCAAAACATCAACTTAGAATCAGAAGCAGAACAGTTGCGAGAAGATATTGCCGGCGCAAAGGGTCAGAAGCGGGCAAAACTAATTAAGCGCCTGCGGGTGATTGACAACTTCATTGCTACTGGCTCAAAACCAGAATGGATGGTGTTATCAGTAGTTCCCGTCATTCCCCCCGACTTGCGACCGATGGTGCAACTAGATGGGGGTCGGTTTGCTACTAGCGACCTTAACGATCTCTATCGCCGCGTAATTAACCGCAACAATCGCCTCGCGCGACTCCAAGAAATTCTCGCCCCAGAAATCATCATCCGCAACGAAAAGCGGATGCTGCAAGAAGCTGTGGACGCGCTGATTGACAATGGTCGTCGGGGACGCACAGTAGTGGGAGCAAATAACCGCCCGCTGAAGTCCCTCTCAGACATCATTGAAGGGAAACAGGGGCGCTTCCGGCAAAACTTGCTGGGTAAACGGGTTGACTACTCTGGTCGTTCCGTGATCGTAGTCGGGCCCAAGCTGAAAATCCATCAATGCGGCTTACCCAGGGAAATGGCGATCGAACTGTTCCAGCCTTTCGTCATCCACCGCCTGATCCGTCAAGGATTAGTCAACAATATCAAAGCAGCGAAGAAGTTGATCCAGCGCAGCGATCCTTCAGTGTGGGACGTGCTCGAAGAAGTGATCGAAGGGCATCCAGTGCTGCTTAACCGGGCTCCAACCCTTCACCGCTTAGGAATTCAAGCTTTTGAGCCAATTTTAGTAGAAGGGAGAGCAATACAATTACACCCCTTAGTTTGTCCCGCATTCAACGCCGACTTTGATGGCGACCAAATGGCCGTTCACGTACCTCTATCTCTAGAGTCTCAAGCAGAAGCAAGACTGCTAATGCTGGCTTCTAATAATATCTTGTCACCAGCGACAGGACGGCCAATCGTAACGCCTTCTCAAGATATGGTGCTCGGTTGCTACTACTTGACAGCGGAGAATCCCCAGACCCAAAAAGGGGCGGGTCGTTATTTCGCTAATTTTAACGATGCAGTTATTGCCTACGAACAGGGGGTAATTCATCTCCATTCTTACATCTGGGTGCGCTTTGACGGTGCAGTGGAAAATGTGGAGGCGGAGGGCGATCCGAAGGTTGAAAATTTGGCGAACGGTACTGTAAGTAAAGAGTACAAATTCCGTAGGGTAAGGGAAGACAAGGATGGGGTGATGCTTTCTCAATACATCCGCACGACAGCGGGGAGAATTATTTATCACCAAACAATTGAGTCGGCAATTAATAGTTAATTGTTAACGGTTAACGGCTAATGGCTAATGGCTAATGGCTAATGGTAAGAAAAAGTTTTGAGTTAAAGATTTAATTTCATAACTGATATGTACCAAATTAGCAATTAGCAATTAGCAATTAGCAATTAGCAATTAGCAATTAGCAATTAGCAATTAGCAATTAGCAACTAATAACAGGAAAGATAATGGCAGACAACAAAGTGATTTTTCGCAACCGTGTTGTGGATAAGGGTCAGCTCAAGAAATTGATTTCTTGGTCATTCACTCACTGCGGAACAGCGCGGACGGCAACTCTGGCAGACCGCCTCAAAGATTTGGGTTTCAGATATGCAACTAAAGCCGGGGTTTCTATTAGTGTAGATGACTTGGTAGTGCCACCATCAAAGCGATCGCTAATTGAAGCAGCCGAAGAAGAAATTCGCATAGCCGAAACTCGCTATACAAGGGGCGAAATTACGGGGGTAGAGCGGTTCCAGAAAGTAATTGATACTTGGAATAGCACCTCCGAAGACCTTAAAGATGAAGTTGTGAAGAATTTCCGGGCTTCAGATCCTTTGAACTCCGTGTATATGATGGCTTTCTCTGGGGCGCGGGGCAACATCTCCCAAGTCCGCCAATTAGTAGGAATGCGAGGATTGATGGCAGACCCGCAAGGGGAAATCATTGACTTGCCAATTAAAACTAATTTCCGGGAAGGATTGACAGTCACCGAGTATATTATTTCCTCCTACGGCGCGCGCAAAGGTTTAGTAGACACGGCATTGCGGACGGCGGATTCGGGTTACTTAACGCGCCGCCTTGTTGATGTTTCCCAAGATGTAATTGTCAGAGAATTTGACTGCGGGACTACAAGGGCATTGCGAGTCCGTCCCATGTCTGACGGCCAGAAAATATTGATTCCCCTCAGAGATAGACTATTTGGGCGGGTATTGGCAGCAGATGCGATCGACCCGAAAACGGGAAAACCAGTGCAAGCGGGAGAATTACAGGCAGTTCGCAATCAGGCCTGCGATGAAGAGTTAGCCGTCGCGATCGATAAAAGTGGGTTATCAGAGGTGATGGTGCGATCGCCCCTGACTTGCGAATCAACGCGGTCAGTTTGCCAGCACTGTTATGGTTGGTCGTTAGCCCACGCCGGGATGGTGGATTTGGGAGAAGCGATCGGCATTATTGCCGCGCAGTCGATAGGGGAACCGGGTACGCAGTTAACCATGCGGACTTTCCACACGGGGGGCGTATTTACTGGGGAAGTTGCCAAACAAGAAAAGGCGGAGTTTGCAGGCACGGTCAAGTTTCAGGATTTGCGCGTCCGTCCTTTCCGCACCCGACACGGGGAAGACGCATTCGTGGCAGAAAATAATGGCCTGTTAGTGCTGACGGGGGCTGAGGGTTCTCAGGGTAAAAAAGCTAAAGCCCAGAAAGTAGCGATCGCTGTCGTCCAAGGTTCGACGCTGATGGTCAAAGATGGGGCAACGGTGCAACCAGGGGATTTCTTAGCAGAAGTGCCTCTGGCCGGTCGCGCCGCCCGGAAAACTACGGAAAAAGTGACTAAAGACGTAGCGACAGATTTAGCTGGCGAGGTCAAATTCGATGGCGTAGTCCCCGAAGAAAAAACCGACCGCCAAGGGAACACCACCCGCATTGCTTCCAGGGGAGGCTTGATCTGGATTTTATCGGGGTCAGCCTACAACTTACCGCCCTCGGCAGAACCCGCAGTCAAGAATGGCGATCGCATTAAATCCGGCGGCGTACTGGCCCAAACCAAGCTAGTCTCAGAACATGGCGGTCTGGTGCGGATTGCTGACCAGCGGGAAATCGAAATTATCACCGCTTCCGTGCTCCTAGACCGAGCTAAAGTGCGAGTAGAAAGTGCCGGCGGCCGCGACCACTATACGATTGAAACCATTGAAGAAGGCACTGGGGACTGGGGACTAGCGAGTAGGGGAGGAGAAGAAGAAAATTCTGCCTCTTCTCCCTCTTCCCTAGCCCCTAGCCCCTCTCCCCTAGCCCCTTCTAAAGTACAGCGGTTTTCGCTGTTAGCTACTCCCGGCTCTAAGGTACAAAATGGGGAAGTTGTCGCTGAGTTAATGGACGATACTTACCGCACTGCCACCGGGGGCATTATCAAATATGCCGGTGTGGAAGTACACAAGCGCGGTAAGGCAAAACTGGGCTACGAAGTAGTCAAAGGCGGCACCTTACTCTGGGTTCCCGAAGAGTGCCACGAGGTAAATAAGGATATTTCCTTGCTGTTAGTAGAAGACGGTCAATATGTCGAAGCTGGGGCAGAAGTCGTCAAGGATATTTTCTGTCAAACTAACGGCGTAGTCGAGGTGATGCAGAAAAATGACATCCTCCGCGAAATTGTGATTAAACCAGGGGAACTGCATTTAATTGATGGCCCCGTTGGTGCTTTGGCAGAAGGCAAAATCGTCAATCCCGGCACGGAAGTGATACCAGGCCTGGTTGTCGAAGAACTGAGATATGCCGAGTATGTGGAGACTACCGAGGGCCCAGCCTTATTATTGCGGCCAGTAGTAGAGTTTCCCGTACCCGATCGTCCCAGCGTACCTTCTCAAACGGCGATCAGCGAATCCATTGCCCTACGAGCCGTACAGCGCCTACCTTATAAAGATGGGGAACGGGTGAAGTCAGTCGATGGCCTGGAGTTATTGCGGACGCAGTTGGTGCTAGAAATTGGTAACGATGCCCCCTATTTAGCTGCGGATATTGAACTGTTGCCCGATGAAGAAGAACCGGGTTCGATGCGTTTGCAACTGGTGATTCTGGAATCTCTGGCGATTCGACGAGATGCGATCGCAGATTCTACTCAGGGCAGTACGAATACTGGCTTGTTAGTGAAAGATGGCGATGTCATCGCGCCGGGGGCAGTGGTGGCGCGGACGGAAATTCTCTGTAAGGAATCTGGGGAAATTCGCGGTATTCGTTCTCGCAGTAACGAACCTGTACGCCGGATTTTAATCGTTCGCGATGCCGATTTAATGTCAATTGAGGTTTCCGGGGCTCTGGCAATACAGCCGGGTTCTCTGGTGGTGGCCGGTGCGGAAATTGCCCCCGGAGTGTTTATTGAGGAATCTGGTCAGGTGATTTCTGTGGAGGCAATAGCAAGCGAGAACGCAGAGGGGGCCACATCCGCCGTAGCTGTTCCCAAGCACCGCTTAACGATGCGAATTGCTCGGCCTTATCGGGTTTCCAATGGTGCTGTTCTCCACGTCCAAGATGGCGATTTAGTACAACGGGGTGACAACTTAGTGATTCTGGTCTTTGAACGAGCGAAGACGGGAGACATCATCCAAGGGTTGCCTCGGATTGAAGAGTTGCTGGAAGCCCGGAAGCCAAAGGAAGCCTGTATTTTGGCTAAGCGGGCTGGTGTTGCTCAAGTCGATATGGATGAAGACGGGGCAGGTATGAAGGTAATTGAGGATGATGGTCGGATTGAAGATTATCCGATGTTACCTGGTCAGAATGTGGTTGTGTCTGAGGGGCAACGGGTGGAGGCTGCCGATCCTTTGACCGATGGCCCAGCGAATCCCCATGAGATTGTGGAGATTTTCTTCTCGGCTCTCAAGGAGCGCGGGGTTTCTACTTGGGATGCTGCTTTGCAGAGTTTCCAGCAGGTACAGGCGTTTTTGGTGAATGGGGTGCAAGAGGTTTATCAGTCTCAGGGGATTGATATTTCTGATAAGCACATTGAGGTCATCGTCCGCCAGATGACGAATAAGGTGCGGATTGATGATGGTGGCGATACGACGATGTTGCCTGGGGAACTGGTGGAGTTGCGGCAGGTGGAACAGGTGAATGAGGCGATGAGTATTACTGGTGGTGCGCCGGCGGATTATACTCCCGTGCTACTGGGGATTACTAAGGCTTCCCTGAATACTGATTCGTTTATCTCGGCGGCTTCCTTCCAAGAGACGACGCGGGTGTTGACTGAGGCGGCGATAGAGGGTAAGTCTGATTGGCTGCGAGGCCTGAAGGAAAACGTGATCATCGGGCGGTTGATTCCGGCTGGGACTGGATTCAATGCCTATGAGGATTCTATGAATGCCGATCTAGCTTACGATGCTGGGGTATTTGATGAGGGAGTTGAAGGGGTTGAGGATGTGGTTCTCGACGATCGCATTGCTCGCCGCGCTTATACGTCTGACCGCAGTTTTGATGTTAAAAATGCTGCGGACGACGATGCTGATGTCGATATTGATGTCGATGATGAGGATGATGATGATTTTGAGGAGGAGGCGATCGTTATTGATGATGAATTAGAAGAGGGCGCTGAGGATGCGATCTCTTCAATCATGGAGGATGATGACATGATTGGCTATGACTTTGATGAGGATGAAGATTAAAAGTTAGGGGCTAGGGGCTAGGGGCTAGGGGCTAGGGAAGAGAGGCTAGGGAAATAAAGGGAAGAGAGAGGTAGAGGTTAAAAGAAATCAGCAGCTTTCTTCTTCTCTTGCCCTATTTTCTAGCCCCTAACCCCTTTCTTCCCTGAGCATCGGAGCATCGGAGCATCGTAACCCCTTCTTCCCTAGCCCCCAGCCCCTAGCCTTTAACCCCTTCTTCCCTTCTTCCCTAGCCCCTAGCCCCTAGCCCCTAGCCCCTCTTCTCTAGCTATTTAAGTTGCGCTGTTGTGACGTAAAGCTCTTTTGTTATGTCAAGACGGCGCACTTTTAGTTTTAGGTTTTGACCAACTCTGCTATTTTCTACGATGTTTTGTACTTGAGCGGCGCTGGTGACAGCTTCGTTGTCAATCTCGACTATGACATCGCCACTGCGAATTCCAGCTTTTAGAGCGGGGGTATCAGGCATAACTCGCATAACCAGTACGCCTTTTATTTCTGACACTCTAAAAGGAGCATTGGGGTCAGCGTTATTTTCTCTGGCGATTTCTGGGGTAAGCGTGACCATTTGGATGCCTAAGAAGGGGTGGCTGACTTCTTCTCCTTTGGCTAATTGGGTGATAATTGTTTTTGCTTTGTTAATGGGGATGGCGAAGCCTATTCCCATTGCATCAGGACGAATGGCTGTGTTAATGCCGATTACTTCTCCAGAGTCATTGAGGAGAGGGCCGCCGGAGTTGCCGGGGTTGATGGCTGCGTCAGTTTGAATGAAGTCGAGCCGCTTGTCGGGGATGCCAACTGCTGCGGATGAGCGTTTGAGGGTGCTGATGATGCCGAGGGTTACGGTGTTGTCAAATCCAAGGGGGTTGCCGACTGCGATCGCCCAGTCTCCTACTTCTACAACATCGGAGTTTCCTAAGCTAGCAATGGGTAAATTGCTACTTGGGGCGGTAATTTTAACTGCGGCTAAGTCTGTGATTTCGTCTGTACCGAGTACTTCTCCTGTATAGATAGTACCGTCGTTTAAGGTGACTGTTACTTTATCTGCGCGATCGACTACGTGGGCGTTTGTGAGTACAATCCCACTTTTGTCGATGATGAAGCCGGAACCTTGACCTCGGAGGCGCTCTGAGCGCGGAATTTGGGAGCGTAAGTCGTCTCCAAAAAAGCGACCGAATAAGGGATCGTTATAAAATGGGTCGAGGGAACGAGTGACTGTACGCTCGGTGTCAATCCTGACTACGGCTGGCCCTACTCGCTTTACCGCTGCGGCGACGAAACTGCCGTGAGTTTCTGGATCTGGGGAACTACGAAGTGCAACTTGAAGCTTTGCAGGTAATATTTGCTGGCTAGAGCTAGGCAGATCGGGGAGGTTTGCAGCGATCGCTGGTTGTGGTGGTAAGCTGAAGCTGAAGGTGGCGATCGCGATCGCCAATGTCATTACCAACAGACGGGCAATACTTTGGGCGCGAAGCGACGGCTGTGAAAACTTTAAAAATCCCATAGCGTCAATCTTTCTCGGACTAGGTTGGTTAAGTTTAGAGAGGTTTTCGTAAACTCTCTGATGTGCAGTTATAGCAACCGCTTTCAGCGGTTAGGGGCTAGGGGCTAGGGGCTAGGGACTAGGGAAGAAGAGGAAGAAGGGAATAGAATTAAGGGTTTGAGGAAACTAGAATGTCCTAACCACCTTGGCGGTTGCTATATCTATTCTTAAAGATATTGTGACAGTTAAAATACAAAAATTCAGGACTTAGAATCAAGCGATCGGAGTTCTACTTAGTGGTAGGGCGTGCGATCGCTGCCAACCATCTCTAGCTCTGAAAAACATCGCTTGTTTGCGGGCTTGTTTGTGGGAGCGCTCACCTGACGTTTAATTTTGTCCCTCTACGATTATGCTAAATTTTAATTATTGACAAACCAACTCCGATAGTAAGTGCTAAGTCTTTTACTGTCTTGACTTGACAACTTTTGAGCAGATACAAGGCTTGAATTTTTTGAAAGCTACTAGCAGTTTTTTGTTTTGTTAATAGGCTCTTAAGTTCTTCGGCTGTTTCTGCGATCTCGATCTTGCATACCCCCACCATATCAATTACCTCATCCAAGAGCGTATCTCGCCCGAAACTTATTGATTGTTACTAACTACTCATCGAAAAATTGTGGAATAATGCAGAATTTAAAAGTCATTATTCTGAATAATTTTTATTAATCTCTGACTACTGACTCCTGCATTCTTGTTTTGGAAAAAATTCTGTTTTTAATAAAAGATCGTTGGTATTTGATAGTATTCTAGAAAGCTCAGAGTTAATCTACAACTCTAATCGCACCCTGACGCAGACTTTCAAACATCCGATTGATAGAGTTTTGTTCTTCAGAACTCAGAAAATCTTTTGCCAGTAACATCGACATCAACCGCCGCCGATCGGTACGGGTAATTCTCCGAGTAGAAAATATTTCTAACACTATTTGCTCGATACTGAGTTGGGGAGCGCTGACTTGAGGTGTCATCATCTTTATGGGAACTCAACACTATCAGTATCGTTTATACATACCCTTTGACGTGCGATCGCCAACTCTTAAATTATGTGATAACACTTACAGTTATAAGTGATATTAATCACAACTTACTTAAGTAAACTCAGAAGCGAACTCTATCTTAATCTTTACTTTTTCATCCGGTCAAGCCGCGTCAGTCAGAGTATTTTGCATTCAATGAGACATAGAGAAGCAATAATGAACGTTGACGAACTGCTGAGGCTATACGCAACAGGAGAAAGAAATTTCAGTGGAGTATACCTACCAGAGGTGTATCTCTGTGACGCAGAGCTAATTGGAGCCAACCTATGCGAATCAGATATTACCGGAGCTAACCTGAGTAAAGCCAAACTCAACAGAGCCAACCTCAGCAAAGCCAATCTCAGCAACACCAATCTCAGCGGTACAGATCTGGGAGGAGCTGACATGACAGAAGCAATTTTAACTGAAGCAAACCTGTGTCGAGCCGACCTGATCGGTACTAATCTTAGCAAAGCTGACTTGAGCAGAGCCTTCCTCACCCAGGCAAATTTCATCGGAGCCAATATTTCTAGAGCAATCCTATGTCAGACAGACTTGCACGGAGTCAACCTCTACGGAGTAAATCTGCGTCGAGCAATTCTTACCGAAGCTGACCTAATCGGAGCCAATTTAACTAAGGTAGACCTCAGTGGAGCCGACTTAATGGGAGCTAGCCTAATTAGAGCAGACCTAACTGAAGCTATCTTAAGTGCCGCAGACCTGACTGGTGCCAACCTACTAGGCGCAAACCTAACTGGAGTCAACCTCAGTGGAGTATATCTTAAGGGCGCAACCATGCCCGACGGTACAGTTCACGACTAATTGCCCTTCTATTTTGGCAGCCTGCGAAGAACTGGTGGTAAATTAAGGAGTAATGAGCTGTTAAGCGAAAATTACTCCTTAGCAATTTTAGTTTTAATTTTATTGCAAATAAGCGATACTAAGAGTATTTTAGATTTTATATTTTGGATTTTAGAGGCTAAAAATGAAACTCAGAATCCTCGCAACTGCAACGCTGCTAACCGCGATTTTCCCAGCCATTGCTGCATCTGCCGAGAATATTGAACATACACAACAGCTACTAGCAACCCGACAGTGTTCTCAGTGCGACCTCAGCGGTGCAGGTCTAGTTTTAGCCAACCTGACTGGAGCAGATCTCAGAGGTGCTAACTTGAGCGGTGCCAATCTCAGCCGCGCTAACCTTAGTGGTGCAGATCTTACAGGCGCAAACCTCAGCGGTACTAGCCTCTATGGTGTCAACTTGAGCGGTGCCAATCTCACAGGTGCAAATCTCAGTGGTGCTGATTTGAGA from Kamptonema formosum PCC 6407 encodes:
- a CDS encoding HhoA/HhoB/HtrA family serine endopeptidase — encoded protein: MGFLKFSQPSLRAQSIARLLVMTLAIAIATFSFSLPPQPAIAANLPDLPSSSQQILPAKLQVALRSSPDPETHGSFVAAAVKRVGPAVVRIDTERTVTRSLDPFYNDPLFGRFFGDDLRSQIPRSERLRGQGSGFIIDKSGIVLTNAHVVDRADKVTVTLNDGTIYTGEVLGTDEITDLAAVKITAPSSNLPIASLGNSDVVEVGDWAIAVGNPLGFDNTVTLGIISTLKRSSAAVGIPDKRLDFIQTDAAINPGNSGGPLLNDSGEVIGINTAIRPDAMGIGFAIPINKAKTIITQLAKGEEVSHPFLGIQMVTLTPEIARENNADPNAPFRVSEIKGVLVMRVMPDTPALKAGIRSGDVIVEIDNEAVTSAAQVQNIVENSRVGQNLKLKVRRLDITKELYVTTAQLK
- a CDS encoding DNA-directed RNA polymerase subunit gamma, with translation MAKLEQRFDYVKIGLASPERIRQWGERTLPNGQIVGEIIKPETINYRTLKPEMDGLFCERIFGPAKDWECHCGKYKRVRHRGIVCERCGVEVTESRVRRHRMGFIKLAAPVAHVWYLKGIPSYMAILLDMPLRDVEQIVYFNAYVVLNAGNADNLTYKQLLAEDAWLEIEDQLYSEDSELSGVEVGIGAEALQTLLQNINLESEAEQLREDIAGAKGQKRAKLIKRLRVIDNFIATGSKPEWMVLSVVPVIPPDLRPMVQLDGGRFATSDLNDLYRRVINRNNRLARLQEILAPEIIIRNEKRMLQEAVDALIDNGRRGRTVVGANNRPLKSLSDIIEGKQGRFRQNLLGKRVDYSGRSVIVVGPKLKIHQCGLPREMAIELFQPFVIHRLIRQGLVNNIKAAKKLIQRSDPSVWDVLEEVIEGHPVLLNRAPTLHRLGIQAFEPILVEGRAIQLHPLVCPAFNADFDGDQMAVHVPLSLESQAEARLLMLASNNILSPATGRPIVTPSQDMVLGCYYLTAENPQTQKGAGRYFANFNDAVIAYEQGVIHLHSYIWVRFDGAVENVEAEGDPKVENLANGTVSKEYKFRRVREDKDGVMLSQYIRTTAGRIIYHQTIESAINS
- a CDS encoding DNA-directed RNA polymerase subunit beta' — translated: MADNKVIFRNRVVDKGQLKKLISWSFTHCGTARTATLADRLKDLGFRYATKAGVSISVDDLVVPPSKRSLIEAAEEEIRIAETRYTRGEITGVERFQKVIDTWNSTSEDLKDEVVKNFRASDPLNSVYMMAFSGARGNISQVRQLVGMRGLMADPQGEIIDLPIKTNFREGLTVTEYIISSYGARKGLVDTALRTADSGYLTRRLVDVSQDVIVREFDCGTTRALRVRPMSDGQKILIPLRDRLFGRVLAADAIDPKTGKPVQAGELQAVRNQACDEELAVAIDKSGLSEVMVRSPLTCESTRSVCQHCYGWSLAHAGMVDLGEAIGIIAAQSIGEPGTQLTMRTFHTGGVFTGEVAKQEKAEFAGTVKFQDLRVRPFRTRHGEDAFVAENNGLLVLTGAEGSQGKKAKAQKVAIAVVQGSTLMVKDGATVQPGDFLAEVPLAGRAARKTTEKVTKDVATDLAGEVKFDGVVPEEKTDRQGNTTRIASRGGLIWILSGSAYNLPPSAEPAVKNGDRIKSGGVLAQTKLVSEHGGLVRIADQREIEIITASVLLDRAKVRVESAGGRDHYTIETIEEGTGDWGLASRGGEEENSASSPSSLAPSPSPLAPSKVQRFSLLATPGSKVQNGEVVAELMDDTYRTATGGIIKYAGVEVHKRGKAKLGYEVVKGGTLLWVPEECHEVNKDISLLLVEDGQYVEAGAEVVKDIFCQTNGVVEVMQKNDILREIVIKPGELHLIDGPVGALAEGKIVNPGTEVIPGLVVEELRYAEYVETTEGPALLLRPVVEFPVPDRPSVPSQTAISESIALRAVQRLPYKDGERVKSVDGLELLRTQLVLEIGNDAPYLAADIELLPDEEEPGSMRLQLVILESLAIRRDAIADSTQGSTNTGLLVKDGDVIAPGAVVARTEILCKESGEIRGIRSRSNEPVRRILIVRDADLMSIEVSGALAIQPGSLVVAGAEIAPGVFIEESGQVISVEAIASENAEGATSAVAVPKHRLTMRIARPYRVSNGAVLHVQDGDLVQRGDNLVILVFERAKTGDIIQGLPRIEELLEARKPKEACILAKRAGVAQVDMDEDGAGMKVIEDDGRIEDYPMLPGQNVVVSEGQRVEAADPLTDGPANPHEIVEIFFSALKERGVSTWDAALQSFQQVQAFLVNGVQEVYQSQGIDISDKHIEVIVRQMTNKVRIDDGGDTTMLPGELVELRQVEQVNEAMSITGGAPADYTPVLLGITKASLNTDSFISAASFQETTRVLTEAAIEGKSDWLRGLKENVIIGRLIPAGTGFNAYEDSMNADLAYDAGVFDEGVEGVEDVVLDDRIARRAYTSDRSFDVKNAADDDADVDIDVDDEDDDDFEEEAIVIDDELEEGAEDAISSIMEDDDMIGYDFDEDED
- the rpoB gene encoding DNA-directed RNA polymerase subunit beta; translated protein: MTNQIYTPQPSFTLPDLIEIQRASFRWFLESGLIEELDSFSPITDYTGKLELHFLGKDFKLKRPKYDVDEAKRRDSTYAVQMYVPTRLINKETGEIKEMEVFIGDLPLMTERGTFIINGAERVIVNQIVRSPGVYYKSETDKNGRRSYNASLIPNRGAWLKFETDKNDLVWVRIDKTRKLSAQVLLKALGLSDGEILDALRHPEYFQKTIEKEGQFGEEEALMELYRKLRPGEPPTVAGGEQLLNSRFFDPKRYDLGKVGRYKLNKKLRLSVPDTMRVLTPQDILSCVDYLINLEFDIGSTDDIDHLGNRRVRSVGELLQNQVRVGLNRLERIIRERMTVSDAESLTPASLVNPKPLVAAIKEFFGSSQLSQFMDQTNPLAELTHKRRLSALGPGGLTRERAGFAVRDIHPSHYGRICPIETPEGPNAGLIGSLATHARVNPYGFLETPFYPVEKGRILRDRAPAYMTADEEDDLRVAPGDIRTDAEGNIQGDSVPVRYRQEFTTTTPMQVDYVAVSPVQIVSVATSLIPFLEHDDANRALMGSNMQRQAVPLLLPERPLVGTGLEAQAARDSGMVVVSKFDGEVVYIDATRIIVKSIKPGVVEEEVHFSIRDYSDLRSKNPHAFKAKYAGFIEYELQKYQRSNQDTCLNQRPLIYEGDFVVAGQVLADGSSTEGAELALGHNILVVYMPWEGYNYEDAMLISERLVYEDVYTSIHIEKYEIEARQTKLGPEEITREIPNVGEDSLRQLDEQGIIRKGAWVEASDILVGKVTPKGESDQPPEEKLLRAIFGEKARDVRDNSLRVPNGEKGRVVDVRVFTREQGDELPPGANMVVRVYVAQKRKIQVGDKMAGRHGNKGIVSRILPKEDMPYLPDGRPVDIVLNPLGVPSRMNVGQIFECLLGWAGENLGLRFKIVPFDEMHGAEKSRESVHGKLREAREKTGKGWIFDENHPGKSTVFDGRTGEAFDRPITVGVAYMLKLVHLVDDKIHARSTGPYSLVTQQPLGGKAQQGGQRFGEMEVWALEAFGAAYTLQELLTVKSDDMQGRNEALNAIVKGKAIPRPGTPESFKVLMRELQSLCLDIAVHKVETAEDGSSRDAEVDLMADALGRRSPSRPTYESISRDEIEDEM